CAGTTTTAGCCAAGCATACTTGCCCTGCATAAAACCTGGAGACGCAGAAAGACCCATCTTATGTACAACCTTTGTATTTGACCGAAATTAATAAAGAGGAGGATAGACCAATATCCTCCTCCTGACCGAAATAATATGACCGTATTATTTCGCTATGCGACGCGCAGCGGCGTCTAGTGCTTTCTCTAGAGGTTGACGACCACTAGTGATGTTGGTTAGAGATGTTGCCATCGCAGACCAGAATTTACCCATAGCAGCTACGTTAGGCATTGGCTCACCATCTTGAGCGTTTGCGAAAGTTGCAGCGATGCGTGGGTCACTTGAAAGCTCTTCCATGTACGACTTAAGCGCTACAGCACCAAGTGGTACATCGTCATTCACAGATTTCAAGCCTTCATTAGTAACAAGGTAGTTTTCTAAGAATTCTACCGCTAAGTCAGCGTTAGGTGACGCAGAGTTAACTGCACCTGCTAATACACCAACCATTGGCTTAGCTTTGTTACCGTTGATAGTTGGAATGTAAGTTACACCGTAGTTGATGCCACTTTTTTCCATGTTATCCCAAGCCCAAGGACCGTTGATAACCATTGCAACTTCACCTTTGTTAAAGGCAGAGTCCATTACACCGTAGTCAGCGCCTTTTGGCATGTGACCATTTTCGATAAGATCTTTAATTACTTTAGCGCCCATTTTAGCGCCGTCAGTTGCTACACCGGTGTCTTTAACGTCGTAAGCACCGTTTTCGTATTTGAAGATGTAACCACCGTTCGCAGCCAGCAGAGGCCATGAGAAGTAAGTATTGTTGTAATCCCATAGGATAGCGTGCTTACCAGACTTCTGAAGCTCTGTATCTAGAGCAGGGATTTCTTCCCAAGTCTTAGGAGGGTTTGGCACTAAGTCTTTGTTGTAGATAAGACCTACCGCTTCAATAGCGATTGGGTAGCCGTATACTTTGCCGTCGATAGTAACCGCGTTCCAAGCAAAGTCTTCTACTGCTGCTTTTTTCTCAGCACTTGGCTTAAGTTCGGTTAATAGACCAGCATCAACCCAGTCACCGAAACGGTCGTGAGCCCATAAGAAAATATCAGGACCTGAACCAGTTGAAGCCGCTTGCTGGAATTTACCAGGGGCATCGTCTGGGTGTGCAACACTTACTTTAACACCAGTATCAGCTTCAAAGCGTTTACCTACTTCAGCCAAGCCGTTGTAGCCTTTATCACCATTTACCCAAATGGTTAATTGGCCTTCTTCAATCGCAGCAAAAGCATTAGATGCCATGCCTAAAGAAGCAACCGCAATAGCAGATGCAAGAATTGTCTTTTTCATTAGCCTTTCCTTAACTGTCGTTATGATTATTTTTTGGGTCGCAAGAGTAACTTGCTGCGCTAGATTCTAGCTCATAAGGCTGGCTTAACACATGACTTAGCTCGCACTTTTGAAATTATACTACAAACCTCTAAACCGAGGTGCAGCCTGCCTCAAGAGGTGATTTAATCACCTAACGGTGGTAATAAAACAACATAACCACCAGTAAATATACTTGAAAACCTTTCCATGTAGTAATTAAACTACAAAAATGAAACTGATAACCTTTTCAAGCAATCCAATTAACTTATTTGTTATTTTTCAACTGTTCTCTTAAGTTAGGAGGGATTCCTACGATCGTCAATGTATCTGTTGCTTCGTCGTAAAAAACGCGATCTCCTAACAATTTTTGTTCGAAACTTACCGATACCCCTTTCCCCTGACCAAAACATTTAGCCAATTTTTTCAGAGCTGTTCGATCAGCTGGAAATTGCTCTTCAAGGGGGTAGTTCTCAGCGGCAAACTGGTAGAAATCAACGTTTTCTTCAGCAGTAGGTAAGGCTTTAGCTAATTCTCCTACTACAATTTCTTCGCCATCCTTTAGTTGTTGCTCACAATAAGACTTAACTTCATCTTTATAGGCGAGTTTTTCATCTTTATCTAACTGAGTCGCTTGGCAGTAATCGTCAACAGCTTGCATAAGTACGGCATTTTGCATTTTGACATCCAAGCCATAGTCACAACCCAAGAACTCCACAAAGAAATCTGAAATTTTGCGCCCAGCTCTTCCTTTTACATAAGAAACATAACGCTGTGACTCTGGATTACGTTGCATGTCGGTAATATCAATTCGCGCAGCAAGTTGCACAGAGCTTGTTTCTAAGTAGCGGCTAGCAGTAAGTTCTAGGCTATCGTTTACCGCAGGCGAGGTTTTGTTTTCTAACAGCATGACAAGTAGGTATTCGCCAGCAACGTGCTCGTAGTTGGCCAGAAGCAATACACCCTGTTCAACAAAATCATATTTCTTTAACTCTTCAACTAATACTGTACCCGCGTCAACACTGTATTTATGAAAGCCCACTTCCTGATTGAGCAAGGCATCCAGCTGCTGCTTAAATGGGCTGTCATTTTCTTGATTATAAAAGCCAAAGCCTTTAGCTGCTTTCCCACTATAGTTGAGATGTAAGCTCTCGATTAAGCTAAGCGCCTCTTCGCTATGAGCCATTTCTTCTGCTCGCGCTTGCAAGCCAATGGTGCCATCTTCAACTAGCTCTAGTGAATGTAAAATAAGGTGTTTTAAGGAAATGCTCATAGTCTCTTACTGTTAGTGTTTGCTGACAAGGTGGGGTATTATACGCGTCTTTATCAGCAAATTTGCAGAGAAGTAATGGCAATAGTTTCAAAATATTCCACAGAGCAGGTGGAACAATTACTTAATGATGTACTCAAAGTAGTCGACAATCACAATGTAACCACTGATTTGGCGCTAATGGTACTGGGCAATGCAGCTACCTGTATGATCAATCAGCGTGTTGCGCCAGAGCAAAGGAAAAAGCTCACCGAGGGCTTTGCCAAAGCGCTAAAGAATTCGATTAACGAAGAAAAATAAGCACACTAAAGGATTTTCTGTCTCGCAATGGTAAATAGCTCAAAACAGTACCGCGACAAAGTGTCTCAGCTTATCAGCTGGGGCCACTGGTTTTGTTTATCTAATATAATTTTGGCCTTAATTGTTGGTCTACGCTATCTGGTTCTGGCTACGCCACCGGAAACATTTTTAGGTCAAAGCTATTTAATAGTGAGTTGGTTGGGGCAATTCTCCTTTATTGCCTTTGTTATTTTCTTGCTCACCCTGTTCCCACTCAGCTTTGTAATACCTAGTAATCGCTCAATGCGTTTTGTGGGGGCACTGTTCGCCACCATCGGAATAAGCTTACTAATTGTCGACACCGAAGTTTTTGCTACTTTTAATTTGCACCTAAATCCAGCTTTGTTGGAACTACTTGTAGATGAAGAGCAAAACAGCCAAGCCAATACGCTTAATTTATTGTTTGTATCAGTACCCTTCATTTTTTTGTTAGAACTTTGGCTAGCAAAACTGTGTTGGAAGTATTTGCGCCGCCTAGAACACAAACGCCTTGGCGGACCAATCGCTGGTGTCTTATTCATCTGCTTTTTGTTAACTCACTTTGTGCACGCTTGGGCCGATGCAACAAACTACACCACCATTACTCGACAAAAGAATAACTACCCCTTGTTCTACCCGCTTACCGCACGAAGCTTCTTACAAGAGCAAGGCATTTTTGATGTAGACGCCTACTACAAACAAATCAAAGCTCAAGAACAAGAGCAGCAAGGACAACTTCGCTACCCGATCTCGCCACTAAAATATGACCAAGTTGAACAGCGCTACAACTTGATGCTCGTGGTAGTGGAAGGCTTACGCTGGGATATGCTTAACCAACAAGCAATGCCAAACAGCTGGAAGCAAGCTAAACGCTCTAGCCAGTTTTTTAGTCACCACAGTGGCAGCAATAAACCGCAAGAAGGTTTATTTAGTTTGTTTTACGGAATCCCAACCAGTTATTGGCCGAGCTTTAATACGGAAAGCCAAGGCTCTGTATTGGTGTCTGCACTTCAAGACAGCAACTATCAGATTGAATTGTTTAGTAGCCGTGGCTTAAACCTGCCAGAATTAGTAGGAACCAGCTTTAGCGCGCTTTCAAACCTCGATATGACTAAGTGGCCTGGCGGAGCTGCAGGTGACGAGAAAGCCATACAGGAGTGGCTAATCTGGCAGCAAAGCCAATATGCGCAACTTCCTTGGTTTAACTTTTTATATCTTAATGGCGTTGCTGCTTATGACAATGGCAGCGGTGAAACTATGAGTGAAGTGACACCTGACTCCTTAAGCCAACATTACTCAGATGCCGCCACAGTTGTGGACTC
The Agarivorans aestuarii DNA segment above includes these coding regions:
- the yejK gene encoding nucleoid-associated protein YejK produces the protein MSISLKHLILHSLELVEDGTIGLQARAEEMAHSEEALSLIESLHLNYSGKAAKGFGFYNQENDSPFKQQLDALLNQEVGFHKYSVDAGTVLVEELKKYDFVEQGVLLLANYEHVAGEYLLVMLLENKTSPAVNDSLELTASRYLETSSVQLAARIDITDMQRNPESQRYVSYVKGRAGRKISDFFVEFLGCDYGLDVKMQNAVLMQAVDDYCQATQLDKDEKLAYKDEVKSYCEQQLKDGEEIVVGELAKALPTAEENVDFYQFAAENYPLEEQFPADRTALKKLAKCFGQGKGVSVSFEQKLLGDRVFYDEATDTLTIVGIPPNLREQLKNNK
- a CDS encoding DUF1414 domain-containing protein; the protein is MAIVSKYSTEQVEQLLNDVLKVVDNHNVTTDLALMVLGNAATCMINQRVAPEQRKKLTEGFAKALKNSINEEK
- the malE gene encoding maltose/maltodextrin ABC transporter substrate-binding protein MalE, yielding MKKTILASAIAVASLGMASNAFAAIEEGQLTIWVNGDKGYNGLAEVGKRFEADTGVKVSVAHPDDAPGKFQQAASTGSGPDIFLWAHDRFGDWVDAGLLTELKPSAEKKAAVEDFAWNAVTIDGKVYGYPIAIEAVGLIYNKDLVPNPPKTWEEIPALDTELQKSGKHAILWDYNNTYFSWPLLAANGGYIFKYENGAYDVKDTGVATDGAKMGAKVIKDLIENGHMPKGADYGVMDSAFNKGEVAMVINGPWAWDNMEKSGINYGVTYIPTINGNKAKPMVGVLAGAVNSASPNADLAVEFLENYLVTNEGLKSVNDDVPLGAVALKSYMEELSSDPRIAATFANAQDGEPMPNVAAMGKFWSAMATSLTNITSGRQPLEKALDAAARRIAK
- a CDS encoding DUF3413 domain-containing protein, whose amino-acid sequence is MVNSSKQYRDKVSQLISWGHWFCLSNIILALIVGLRYLVLATPPETFLGQSYLIVSWLGQFSFIAFVIFLLTLFPLSFVIPSNRSMRFVGALFATIGISLLIVDTEVFATFNLHLNPALLELLVDEEQNSQANTLNLLFVSVPFIFLLELWLAKLCWKYLRRLEHKRLGGPIAGVLFICFLLTHFVHAWADATNYTTITRQKNNYPLFYPLTARSFLQEQGIFDVDAYYKQIKAQEQEQQGQLRYPISPLKYDQVEQRYNLMLVVVEGLRWDMLNQQAMPNSWKQAKRSSQFFSHHSGSNKPQEGLFSLFYGIPTSYWPSFNTESQGSVLVSALQDSNYQIELFSSRGLNLPELVGTSFSALSNLDMTKWPGGAAGDEKAIQEWLIWQQSQYAQLPWFNFLYLNGVAAYDNGSGETMSEVTPDSLSQHYSDAATVVDSQLNKVYQQLAQSGQLERTILVVTSDYGNELNDGNSNYWGNNSNFSRYQTQVPLFISWPDKNPSLLHSDTSHNDIVPTLLEEMLSVASNSANYSTGQNLFKKRKRDWILIGNQEQQAVVQRNQITLFNQSGSYRVLDRDLKSSNARVSVPMLVQVLNDLKRFYQPQQ